From the Pseudomonas sp. SORT22 genome, one window contains:
- a CDS encoding M949_RS01915 family surface polysaccharide biosynthesis protein produces the protein MPISNPWFIRTLAVAGVLLLAACDNKGFEILAPIPAAQLEALGVQSPLQSVHYHDREGEGLLVLSRNDDQVSDEETDQDVDRVVLTATLYERQGDDSFKPRWKIENETTCSGLDLDVGFYTDVSGVSDLDNNGLAELTVASHAFCGGGVDPHELRVELREGQASYAINGQSLIAIEGEQPYGGEREDSPSLKDAPQVLRDHVNDVWNKVLKRPWSEAQPAPTDEDEEQ, from the coding sequence ATGCCGATCTCCAACCCGTGGTTCATCCGAACGCTGGCCGTGGCGGGCGTGCTTCTGCTGGCTGCCTGTGACAACAAAGGTTTCGAAATTCTGGCGCCGATTCCCGCTGCGCAACTCGAGGCCCTGGGCGTGCAATCGCCGCTGCAGAGCGTGCATTACCACGACCGCGAGGGCGAAGGTTTGCTGGTGCTCAGCCGCAATGACGACCAGGTCAGCGATGAAGAGACCGATCAGGACGTCGATCGCGTGGTGCTCACGGCAACGCTGTATGAGCGCCAGGGCGATGACAGCTTCAAGCCGCGCTGGAAGATCGAGAACGAGACCACCTGCTCCGGGCTCGACCTGGATGTCGGCTTTTATACCGACGTCAGCGGCGTCAGTGACCTCGACAACAACGGCCTGGCCGAGCTGACGGTCGCCAGCCACGCCTTTTGTGGCGGCGGCGTCGACCCCCATGAACTGCGTGTCGAGTTGCGTGAGGGCCAGGCCAGCTATGCTATCAATGGCCAGTCGCTGATCGCTATCGAGGGCGAGCAGCCATATGGCGGTGAGCGCGAAGACAGCCCGTCGCTCAAGGATGCACCACAAGTGTTGCGCGATCACGTGAACGACGTCTGGAACAAAGTGCTCAAACGGCCGTGGAGCGAAGCCCAGCCCGCCCCGACGGACGAGGACGAAGAACAGTAG